From a single Micromonospora carbonacea genomic region:
- a CDS encoding LuxR C-terminal-related transcriptional regulator, with translation MSRWDFVGRRAELDRLLVAATGATERGLFLSGSAGVGKSRLLREALTAVPADRHAVWSVSASATTAALPFGGMVQVLPAEPPEGLSPAGVLRWAVGQLQQRAAGRRIVLAVDDAHLLDPPSAALVHLVARVENTTVIGTLRDGEQLPLPIRALWTDDLVDRVELAPLGPADTAGLLAAILGGPVDACSADRLWRLSGGNPLLLRELVMGAPADELTRTYGVWRWTGRPALAPSLTDLIDTRIGRLTPGVRAVLELVAFGEPLGLRLLDQAVEPADVETAEERGLIAVEPNDRRTDVRLAHPLYGEMMRRRCPVSRTRRLQARLAELLEAAGARRRDDLLRVAVWRLDSGTAQDPALLLGAAAQAFARYDVPLATRLARAALDADGGFDAAELLATLLMFADRPEEAIAMLDSVAQDAAEQARCVRWLTVRGMVSYWGLSRESTVDEIAARGTELTDAAGRARVHAFEAIMRLHRLDTARAVRLAQAVLDRPAASAAARELARCTLAHLQAAQGQFARSGAAIGQVQAEAARWRADMPYLQLALELARGTRLALAGDLAGIDAIVADEFADLAGAGDFRLGTGYLGILRAYAARLRGSSGTALKTALEACAVLATSRVYAGLAHAERAQAAALRGDAAHAAEAMAEADRTHAPGMAVLYPWLEQARGAVLAAGGDQAGATKHLAALADRLRDDGLAGHELLVLHDLVRLDAAAAPVGPTCTDGGRRTVAQRLAELCERVDGPLPPLLARYARAAVAGPADDLLAVADGLAALDLRVWAAEAAATAVHRLRGGRSGAAVAAHGRLGELLGRCDQVDTPALRLGEPALTDREWEVARLAAEGVTSRAIGERLFLSSRTVDNHLHRIYHKLGVTGRAELRSALRWPSGSPGSAGSPGCPGSPDPPGDGGGRHFPGGDGGWPRPGPDEGRPFPGQGGEPER, from the coding sequence ATGAGTCGGTGGGACTTCGTCGGCCGCCGCGCCGAGCTCGACCGTCTCCTGGTCGCGGCGACCGGGGCGACGGAACGCGGGCTCTTCCTCAGCGGCTCCGCCGGGGTCGGCAAGAGCCGGCTGCTGCGCGAGGCGCTCACCGCCGTCCCCGCCGACCGGCACGCCGTCTGGTCGGTCTCGGCCAGCGCCACCACCGCCGCCCTGCCCTTCGGCGGCATGGTCCAGGTGCTCCCCGCCGAGCCGCCGGAGGGGCTCTCCCCCGCCGGAGTGCTGCGCTGGGCGGTGGGCCAGTTGCAGCAGCGGGCCGCCGGGCGGCGCATCGTGCTGGCCGTCGACGACGCGCACCTGCTCGACCCGCCCTCGGCCGCGCTGGTGCACCTGGTGGCCCGCGTCGAGAACACCACGGTGATCGGGACGCTGCGCGACGGCGAGCAACTGCCGCTGCCCATCCGGGCACTGTGGACCGACGACCTGGTCGACCGCGTGGAGCTGGCCCCGCTGGGGCCCGCCGACACCGCCGGGCTGCTCGCCGCCATCCTCGGCGGCCCCGTCGACGCGTGCTCCGCCGACCGGCTGTGGCGGCTCTCCGGCGGCAACCCGCTGCTGCTGCGCGAGCTCGTCATGGGCGCGCCGGCCGACGAGCTGACCCGCACGTACGGCGTCTGGCGGTGGACCGGGCGGCCGGCGCTGGCCCCCAGCCTCACCGACCTCATCGACACCCGCATCGGGCGGCTCACGCCCGGGGTGCGGGCGGTTCTGGAGCTGGTCGCCTTCGGCGAGCCGCTCGGGCTGCGCCTGCTCGACCAGGCGGTGGAGCCGGCCGACGTGGAGACCGCCGAGGAGCGCGGGCTGATCGCGGTGGAGCCCAACGACCGCCGCACCGACGTGCGGCTGGCGCACCCGCTCTACGGCGAGATGATGCGCCGACGGTGCCCGGTCAGCCGCACCCGCCGCCTACAGGCCCGCCTCGCCGAGCTGCTGGAGGCGGCGGGGGCGCGCCGCCGCGACGACCTGCTGCGGGTGGCGGTCTGGCGGCTCGACTCCGGCACCGCGCAGGACCCGGCGCTACTGCTCGGGGCCGCCGCGCAGGCGTTCGCCCGGTACGACGTACCACTGGCGACCCGGCTGGCCCGGGCGGCGCTGGACGCCGACGGCGGCTTCGACGCCGCGGAGCTGCTGGCCACCCTCCTGATGTTCGCCGACCGGCCGGAGGAGGCGATCGCGATGCTCGACTCCGTCGCGCAGGACGCGGCGGAGCAGGCGAGGTGCGTGCGGTGGCTGACCGTCCGCGGAATGGTCAGCTACTGGGGGCTCAGCCGGGAGTCCACCGTCGACGAGATCGCGGCGCGCGGCACGGAGCTGACCGACGCCGCCGGCCGGGCCCGGGTGCACGCCTTCGAGGCGATCATGCGGCTGCACCGGCTCGACACGGCCCGGGCCGTGCGGCTGGCCCAGGCGGTGCTGGACCGCCCGGCCGCCAGCGCGGCCGCCCGGGAGCTGGCCCGCTGCACCCTCGCCCACCTCCAGGCCGCCCAGGGGCAGTTCGCCCGCAGCGGCGCGGCGATCGGGCAGGTGCAGGCCGAGGCGGCCCGCTGGCGCGCCGACATGCCCTACCTCCAGCTCGCGCTGGAGCTGGCCCGGGGCACCCGGCTCGCGCTCGCCGGCGACCTGGCCGGCATCGACGCCATCGTGGCCGACGAGTTCGCCGACCTGGCCGGGGCGGGCGACTTCCGGCTCGGCACCGGCTACCTGGGCATCCTCCGGGCGTACGCGGCGCGGCTGCGCGGCAGCAGCGGCACCGCGCTGAAGACGGCCCTGGAGGCGTGCGCGGTGCTCGCCACCAGCCGGGTGTACGCGGGCCTGGCCCACGCCGAGCGGGCGCAGGCGGCGGCGCTGCGGGGCGACGCCGCGCACGCCGCCGAGGCGATGGCCGAGGCGGACCGCACCCACGCCCCCGGGATGGCGGTGCTCTACCCCTGGCTGGAGCAGGCCCGGGGCGCGGTGCTCGCCGCCGGCGGCGACCAGGCCGGCGCGACCAAGCACCTCGCCGCCCTCGCCGACCGGCTCCGCGACGACGGGCTCGCCGGCCACGAGCTGCTCGTCCTGCACGACCTGGTGCGGCTGGACGCCGCCGCCGCGCCCGTGGGGCCGACCTGCACCGACGGCGGCCGGCGGACGGTCGCCCAGCGGCTCGCCGAGCTCTGCGAACGGGTCGACGGCCCGCTGCCGCCCCTGCTGGCCCGGTACGCCCGGGCCGCCGTCGCCGGACCGGCCGACGACCTGCTCGCGGTCGCCGACGGCCTCGCCGCGCTGGACCTGCGGGTCTGGGCCGCCGAGGCGGCCGCGACGGCGGTGCACCGGCTGCGCGGCGGCCGCTCCGGCGCGGCGGTCGCCGCCCACGGGCGCCTCGGCGAGTTGCTCGGGCGGTGTGACCAGGTCGACACCCCCGCGCTGCGGCTCGGGGAGCCCGCCCTGACCGACCGGGAGTGGGAGGTCGCCCGGCTCGCCGCCGAGGGCGTCACCAGCCGCGCCATCGGCGAGCGCCTCTTCCTGTCCAGCCGCACCGTGGACAACCACCTGCACCGGATCTACCACAAGCTCGGCGTGACCGGCCGGGCCGAGCTGCGGTCCGCCCTACGCTGGCCATCGGGTTCTCCGGGCTCTGCGGGCTCTCCGGGTTGTCCCGGTTCTCCGGACCCTCCGGGCGACGGCGGCGGGCGGCACTTCCCGGGCGGCGACGGCGGGTGGCCCCGCCCCGGCCCCGACGAGGGGCGGCCCTTCCCGGGCCAGGGGGGCGAGCCGGAAAGGTGA
- the clpS gene encoding ATP-dependent Clp protease adapter ClpS → MAAPQVAPVETPDTEEVPVSDRPWVTIVWDDPVNLMSYVTWVFQKLFGYSRERAEKLMLDVHHKGRAVVSSGARERMEHDAAQLHAYGLWATVERS, encoded by the coding sequence ATGGCGGCTCCGCAGGTTGCGCCGGTCGAGACCCCGGACACCGAAGAGGTGCCGGTCTCCGACCGGCCATGGGTGACGATCGTGTGGGACGACCCGGTCAACCTGATGTCGTACGTGACCTGGGTCTTCCAGAAGCTGTTCGGCTACAGCCGGGAGAGGGCCGAGAAGCTCATGCTGGACGTGCACCACAAGGGGCGGGCGGTGGTCTCCAGCGGGGCCCGGGAGCGGATGGAGCACGACGCGGCGCAGCTGCACGCGTACGGGCTGTGGGCCACGGTGGAGAGGTCGTGA
- a CDS encoding Mov34/MPN/PAD-1 family protein: MLSIDRSIIDAIVAHARRDHPDEACGVVAGPAGSDTPTRHIPMENAARSMTFYEFDSMEHLRVWREMDDRDEEPVVIYHSHTATEAYPSRTDVSFAGEPGAHYLLVSTREPDTEEIRSFRIVDGVVTEEPVEIVDAAVDPHAVQSYMFGQSPATVDYECSDR; encoded by the coding sequence GTGCTGAGCATCGACCGGTCGATCATCGACGCGATCGTCGCCCACGCGCGTCGGGACCACCCGGACGAGGCGTGCGGCGTGGTCGCCGGCCCCGCCGGCAGTGACACCCCGACCCGGCACATCCCGATGGAGAACGCGGCCCGCTCCATGACGTTCTACGAGTTCGACTCGATGGAGCACCTGCGGGTGTGGCGGGAGATGGACGACCGTGACGAGGAGCCGGTGGTGATCTACCACTCGCACACCGCCACGGAGGCCTACCCCTCCCGCACCGACGTCTCCTTCGCCGGCGAGCCGGGGGCGCACTACTTGCTCGTCTCCACCCGCGAGCCCGACACCGAGGAGATCCGGTCCTTCCGGATCGTCGACGGCGTGGTGACCGAGGAGCCGGTGGAGATCGTGGACGCCGCCGTGGACCCGCACGCCGTCCAGTCCTACATGTTCGGGCAGAGCCCGGCGACGGTCGACTACGAGTGTTCCGACCGCTGA
- a CDS encoding isochorismatase family protein — protein sequence MANALIIVDVQNDFCEGGSLAVAGGAGVAAGISRLLAAEPDRWDHVVATKDYHVDPGAHFGNPPDYVDSWPAHCVVGTPGSEFHPELATGRIEAIFHKGEHAAAYSGFEGHAADGEHLADWLRARGVDRVDVVGVATDHCVRATALDAAREGFATTVLLDLTAAVAPETLDVALRAMEGAGVAMTGTPVVRAA from the coding sequence ATGGCGAACGCGCTGATCATCGTCGACGTGCAGAACGACTTCTGCGAGGGCGGCTCCCTCGCGGTGGCCGGCGGCGCCGGCGTCGCGGCGGGGATCTCCCGGCTGCTCGCCGCAGAGCCCGACCGCTGGGACCACGTGGTGGCGACGAAGGACTACCACGTCGACCCGGGCGCGCACTTCGGCAACCCGCCCGACTACGTCGACTCCTGGCCCGCCCACTGCGTCGTCGGCACGCCCGGCTCGGAGTTCCACCCCGAGCTGGCCACCGGCCGGATCGAGGCGATCTTCCACAAGGGCGAGCACGCGGCGGCATACTCCGGCTTCGAGGGGCACGCCGCCGACGGCGAGCACCTCGCCGACTGGCTCCGCGCCCGCGGGGTCGACCGGGTCGACGTGGTCGGCGTCGCCACCGACCACTGCGTACGGGCCACCGCCCTGGACGCCGCCCGGGAGGGGTTCGCCACCACCGTCCTGCTCGACCTCACCGCCGCCGTGGCGCCCGAGACGCTGGACGTGGCCCTGCGGGCGATGGAGGGGGCGGGGGTGGCGATGACCGGCACGCCGGTGGTCAGAGCCGCCTGA
- the ctaD gene encoding aa3-type cytochrome oxidase subunit I: MTTVAPKPVVTRPWPVREPVKGSAIARLLRTTDAKQIGIMYMVTAFAFFMIGGLMALIMRAELARPGLQFLSPEQYNQLFTMHGTIMLLFFATPIVFAFANYVVPLQIGAPDVSFPRLNSFAYWLYLFGGTMATAGFLTPGGAADFGWTAYTPLSTAEHSPGVGANMWVVGLAISGLGTILGAVNLITTILTLRAPGMTMFRMPIFTWNMLVTSLLAILIFPLLAAALFALAADRLLGAHVYDPATGGPMLWQHLFWFFGHPEVYIIALPFFGIITEVIPVFSRKPIFGYKGLVAATIAIAALSMSVWAHHMFSTGQVLLPFFSFLSYLIAVPTGMKFFNWIGTMWRGQITFETPMLFAIGFLVTFLFGGLTGVILASPPLDFHVHDSYFVVAHFHYVLFGTIVFAVFAGIYFWFPKMFGRMLDERLGKIHFWLTMIGFHTTFLVQHWLGNEGMPRRYVDYLPGDGFTTLNMISTIGAFITGISTLPFIWNCWKSYKTGPVVEVDDPWGHGNSLEWATSSPPPLRNFDRMPRIRSERPAFDAKFPELAAGQSLAGPPEGGSKPLTSESDNGASYQEDKAGNVDQR; encoded by the coding sequence GTGACCACCGTCGCACCCAAGCCGGTCGTGACCCGGCCCTGGCCGGTCCGAGAGCCGGTCAAGGGGTCGGCAATCGCGCGGCTGCTGCGCACCACGGACGCGAAGCAGATCGGGATCATGTACATGGTCACCGCGTTCGCGTTCTTCATGATCGGTGGCCTGATGGCGCTGATCATGCGGGCCGAGCTGGCCCGCCCGGGGCTGCAGTTCCTGTCGCCGGAGCAGTACAACCAGCTGTTCACGATGCACGGCACGATCATGCTGCTGTTCTTCGCGACGCCGATCGTGTTCGCCTTCGCGAACTACGTGGTGCCGCTGCAGATCGGCGCCCCGGACGTGTCGTTCCCCCGGCTGAACTCCTTCGCGTACTGGCTCTACCTGTTCGGCGGCACGATGGCGACCGCCGGGTTCCTCACCCCGGGCGGCGCGGCCGACTTCGGCTGGACCGCGTACACCCCGCTGAGCACCGCCGAGCACTCGCCGGGCGTCGGCGCGAACATGTGGGTCGTCGGCCTGGCCATCTCCGGTCTGGGCACCATCCTCGGCGCGGTCAACCTGATCACCACGATCCTGACCCTGCGCGCCCCCGGCATGACGATGTTCCGGATGCCGATCTTCACCTGGAACATGCTGGTCACCAGCCTGCTGGCGATCCTGATCTTCCCGCTGCTGGCCGCCGCGCTCTTCGCGCTCGCCGCAGACCGGCTGCTCGGCGCGCACGTCTACGACCCGGCCACCGGCGGCCCGATGCTCTGGCAGCACCTCTTCTGGTTCTTCGGCCACCCCGAGGTGTACATCATCGCGCTGCCGTTCTTCGGCATCATCACCGAGGTCATCCCGGTCTTCTCCCGCAAGCCGATCTTCGGCTACAAGGGGCTGGTCGCCGCGACCATCGCCATCGCCGCCTTGTCGATGAGCGTCTGGGCGCACCACATGTTCTCCACCGGCCAGGTGCTGCTGCCGTTCTTCAGCTTCCTGAGCTACCTGATCGCCGTGCCGACCGGCATGAAGTTCTTCAACTGGATCGGCACCATGTGGCGGGGCCAGATCACCTTCGAGACGCCGATGCTCTTCGCCATCGGCTTCCTGGTGACCTTCCTCTTCGGCGGCCTCACCGGCGTGATCCTGGCCAGCCCGCCGCTGGACTTCCACGTGCACGACTCGTACTTCGTGGTGGCGCACTTCCACTACGTGCTGTTCGGCACGATCGTGTTCGCCGTCTTCGCCGGCATCTACTTCTGGTTCCCGAAGATGTTCGGCCGGATGCTCGACGAGCGGCTGGGCAAGATCCACTTCTGGCTGACCATGATCGGCTTCCACACCACGTTCCTGGTGCAGCACTGGCTGGGCAACGAGGGCATGCCCCGCCGGTACGTCGACTACCTGCCCGGCGACGGCTTCACCACGCTCAACATGATCTCCACGATCGGGGCGTTCATCACCGGCATCTCGACCCTGCCGTTCATCTGGAACTGCTGGAAGTCGTACAAGACCGGCCCGGTGGTCGAGGTCGACGACCCGTGGGGCCACGGCAACTCGCTGGAGTGGGCGACCAGCTCGCCGCCCCCGCTGCGCAACTTCGACCGGATGCCCCGGATCCGCTCCGAGCGCCCCGCGTTCGACGCGAAGTTCCCCGAGCTGGCCGCCGGCCAGAGCCTCGCCGGCCCGCCCGAGGGCGGCTCGAAGCCGCTGACCAGCGAGTCCGACAACGGTGCCAGCTACCAGGAGGACAAGGCGGGCAACGTCGACCAGCGCTGA
- a CDS encoding PLP-dependent cysteine synthase family protein — MARYDSLLDACGGTPLVGLPRLSPVVPEGAPPVRLWAKLEDRNPTGSIKDRAALFMVRRAESDGRLRPGDTILEPTSGNTGISLAMVAKLRGYRLVCVMPENVSTERVQLLRMYGAEIIFSPAAGGSNQAVATAKQISAEHPDWVMLYQYGNEANARAHFETTGPELLEDLPTITHFVAGLGTTGTLMGTGRYLREKVDGIQIVAAEPRYGELVYGLRNIDEGYVPELYDATVLTRRFSVGTRDAVLRTRQLVEVEGIFAGFSTGAILHAALAVAHEAVRDGRRADVAFVVCDGGWKYLSTGAYGGTLADAEEALEGQLWA, encoded by the coding sequence ATGGCGCGCTACGACAGCCTGCTGGACGCCTGCGGCGGCACGCCCCTGGTGGGGCTGCCGCGGCTGTCGCCGGTGGTGCCCGAGGGGGCGCCGCCGGTGCGGCTGTGGGCGAAGCTGGAGGACCGGAACCCGACCGGCAGCATCAAGGACCGGGCGGCCCTGTTCATGGTCCGCCGGGCGGAGTCCGACGGCAGGCTGCGCCCCGGCGACACGATCCTGGAGCCGACCAGCGGCAACACCGGCATCTCCCTGGCCATGGTGGCCAAGCTGCGGGGCTACCGGCTGGTCTGCGTCATGCCGGAGAACGTCTCGACCGAGCGGGTCCAGCTGCTCCGGATGTACGGCGCGGAGATCATTTTCTCGCCGGCCGCCGGCGGCTCGAATCAGGCCGTCGCCACCGCCAAGCAGATCTCGGCCGAGCACCCCGACTGGGTGATGCTCTACCAGTACGGCAACGAGGCGAACGCCCGGGCGCACTTCGAGACCACCGGCCCGGAGCTGCTGGAGGACCTGCCCACGATCACGCACTTCGTGGCCGGGCTGGGCACCACCGGCACGCTGATGGGCACCGGTCGCTACCTGCGGGAGAAGGTCGACGGCATCCAGATCGTCGCCGCCGAGCCGCGCTACGGCGAGCTGGTCTACGGACTGCGCAACATCGACGAGGGCTACGTCCCGGAGCTCTACGACGCCACGGTGCTGACCCGGCGGTTCTCCGTCGGCACCCGGGACGCCGTGCTGCGCACCCGGCAGCTCGTCGAGGTGGAGGGGATCTTCGCGGGCTTCTCCACGGGGGCGATCCTGCACGCCGCCCTCGCGGTGGCGCACGAGGCGGTCCGCGACGGCCGCCGCGCCGACGTCGCGTTCGTGGTCTGCGACGGCGGCTGGAAATACCTGAGCACCGGCGCGTACGGCGGCACCCTCGCCGACGCCGAGGAGGCCCTGGAAGGGCAGCTCTGGGCGTGA
- a CDS encoding DUF2017 domain-containing protein — MFRRRGERYVATLAVDEVRVLRKVASEVVGLLTEGFDHTDPVVGRLFPEVYPDDSAGTAEFRKYTEGDLKTGKIDQAGAILAALPDSAGGEVQLDAEAAEAWLRALNDARLAMGVRLEIKDGTDLGAELDAAVGADPSSSRVFQLSVYAYLGYLQESLLNAMID; from the coding sequence ATGTTCCGTCGCCGGGGCGAGCGGTACGTCGCCACGCTGGCCGTGGACGAGGTCCGGGTGCTGCGCAAGGTGGCCTCCGAGGTGGTGGGGCTGCTCACCGAGGGCTTCGACCACACCGACCCGGTGGTCGGCCGGCTCTTCCCCGAGGTCTACCCGGACGACTCGGCGGGCACGGCGGAGTTCCGCAAGTACACCGAGGGCGACCTGAAGACCGGCAAGATCGACCAGGCCGGGGCGATCCTCGCCGCGCTGCCCGACTCCGCCGGTGGCGAGGTGCAGCTCGACGCCGAGGCGGCCGAGGCGTGGCTGCGGGCCCTCAACGACGCCCGCCTCGCGATGGGCGTCCGGCTGGAGATCAAGGACGGCACGGACCTGGGCGCGGAGCTGGACGCGGCGGTCGGCGCCGACCCGTCGTCGAGCCGGGTGTTCCAGCTTTCGGTCTACGCCTATCTCGGCTATCTCCAGGAATCCCTGCTCAACGCCATGATCGACTGA
- a CDS encoding MFS transporter, producing MSPYRQALALPGLRSLLLVSVLARVPLTATGVTITFHVVLDLGRGYGAAGLVGAAMTVGAALGGPLLGRLVDRRGLRPVLVLTTAAEAIFWSTAPALPYPVLLPAAFVAGLLALPIFSVIRQSIAALAPPEHRRPAYALDSMSVELSFMVGPALAVAMSTAVSARVTLYAVGAGIVAAGITLWLLDPPTRAADEPAPQRRRVPRREWLTRRMVAVLAVSLATTLVLGGTDVAVVAVLRAGGEVGWTGVVLAAWAVASLVGGFAYGAVSRPVSPLALVTVLSLCTIPVGLGGAHWWLLCLALVPAGMLCAPTLAATADTVSRLVPAEVRGEAMGLHGSAVTVGIALGAPLAGAVIDASAPPWGFVVTGAIGLLVAAAVLPAELLRRATPTAATPTMAAPTMAAPAPAADPFPAEPVPASPCPAAPASATTGVTD from the coding sequence ATGTCGCCCTACCGGCAGGCGCTCGCCCTGCCCGGCCTTCGGTCGCTGCTGCTGGTCTCCGTGCTCGCCCGCGTTCCGCTCACCGCGACCGGGGTGACCATCACCTTCCACGTGGTGCTGGACCTCGGCCGGGGCTACGGCGCGGCCGGCCTGGTCGGGGCGGCGATGACCGTCGGCGCGGCACTCGGCGGCCCGCTGCTCGGGCGGCTCGTCGACCGGCGCGGCCTGCGCCCGGTGCTCGTGCTGACCACCGCCGCCGAGGCGATCTTCTGGTCCACCGCGCCGGCACTGCCGTACCCGGTGCTGCTGCCGGCCGCGTTCGTCGCCGGCCTGCTCGCCCTGCCGATCTTCTCGGTGATCCGGCAGTCCATCGCCGCGCTCGCGCCGCCCGAGCACCGCCGCCCGGCGTACGCGCTGGACTCGATGTCGGTGGAGCTGTCGTTCATGGTCGGCCCCGCCCTCGCCGTGGCGATGTCCACCGCCGTGTCCGCCCGGGTCACCCTCTACGCGGTCGGCGCGGGCATCGTCGCCGCCGGCATCACCCTCTGGCTGCTCGACCCGCCCACCCGCGCCGCCGACGAGCCCGCCCCGCAGCGGCGTCGGGTGCCCCGCCGGGAGTGGCTGACCCGCCGGATGGTCGCCGTCCTCGCCGTGAGCCTCGCCACGACCCTCGTGCTCGGGGGCACCGACGTCGCGGTCGTCGCCGTGCTGCGCGCCGGCGGCGAGGTCGGCTGGACCGGGGTGGTGCTCGCCGCGTGGGCGGTCGCGTCGCTGGTCGGCGGCTTCGCGTACGGCGCGGTCAGCCGCCCGGTCTCGCCCCTGGCCCTGGTCACCGTGCTCAGCCTGTGCACCATCCCCGTCGGGCTCGGCGGCGCGCACTGGTGGCTGCTCTGCCTGGCCCTCGTCCCGGCCGGGATGCTCTGCGCGCCGACGCTCGCCGCGACGGCCGACACGGTCAGCCGGCTCGTCCCGGCCGAGGTGCGGGGCGAGGCGATGGGCCTGCACGGCTCGGCGGTGACCGTCGGCATCGCCCTCGGTGCGCCGCTGGCCGGCGCGGTCATCGACGCCTCCGCCCCGCCGTGGGGCTTCGTGGTCACCGGCGCGATCGGGCTGCTGGTCGCCGCCGCCGTGCTCCCCGCCGAGCTGCTCCGCCGCGCCACCCCGACGGCGGCCACCCCGACGATGGCCGCCCCGACGATGGCCGCCCCGGCTCCCGCGGCGGACCCGTTCCCGGCCGAACCGGTTCCCGCGTCGCCGTGCCCTGCTGCGCCGGCCTCCGCCACCACCGGCGTCACCGATTGA
- a CDS encoding MoaD family protein yields MAIEVRIPTILRTYTGGAKVVEGAGDTLGDLLTDLDSRHGGLRARLVTDAGALHRFVNVYVNDEDVRFLGALDAKLNDGDSVTILPAVAGGAFGFAAAAAIASHSASHPATPHAVAR; encoded by the coding sequence ATGGCCATCGAGGTTCGCATCCCCACCATCCTGCGCACGTACACCGGCGGCGCGAAGGTCGTCGAGGGCGCCGGCGACACCCTGGGCGACCTGCTGACCGACCTGGACTCCCGGCACGGCGGCCTGCGGGCCCGCCTGGTCACCGACGCCGGCGCGCTGCACCGGTTCGTCAACGTCTACGTCAACGACGAGGACGTCCGCTTCCTCGGCGCGCTCGACGCCAAGCTCAACGACGGCGACAGCGTCACCATCCTGCCGGCCGTGGCCGGCGGCGCGTTCGGCTTCGCCGCCGCGGCGGCGATCGCCTCGCACAGCGCCTCGCACCCGGCGACCCCGCACGCCGTCGCCCGCTGA
- a CDS encoding nicotinate phosphoribosyltransferase has protein sequence MSTFRPALLTDHYELTMVSAALADGTADRPCVFEVFSRRLPTGRRYGVVAGTARLIDMIRDFRFSADEVDFLRRTGVVDDAGAEWLARYRFTGDIDGYAEGELFFPGSPILTVSGGFAECVVLETLVLSVLNYDCAVAAAAARMVTAARGRALIEMGSRRAHEEAAVAAARAAYLAGFRFTSNLAAGQRYGIPTAGTAAHAFTLLHDDERAAFASQVATLGKDTTLLVDTYDISQGIRNAIAVAGPELRAVRIDSGDLAVIAQQSRELLDSLGATETKIIVSGDLDEYAIAALAAEPVDMYGAGTAVVTGSGAPTAGLVYKLVEVAGRPVVKRSEHKATIGGRKVAVRRHKPTGTATEEIIVPQGVPDRQPHDRLLQRTYVAGGEPVEPPTLDESREHLRQCLISIPWEGLKLSAGDPAVPVTVVPAG, from the coding sequence GTGAGCACCTTTCGCCCCGCGCTGCTGACCGACCACTACGAGCTGACCATGGTCAGTGCCGCCCTGGCCGACGGCACCGCCGACCGCCCGTGCGTCTTCGAGGTCTTCAGCCGTCGGCTGCCCACCGGCCGCCGCTACGGGGTGGTGGCAGGCACCGCCCGGCTGATCGACATGATCCGCGACTTCCGCTTCTCCGCCGACGAGGTCGACTTCCTGCGCCGCACGGGCGTCGTCGACGACGCCGGCGCGGAGTGGCTGGCCCGCTACCGCTTCACCGGCGACATCGACGGATACGCCGAGGGCGAGCTGTTCTTCCCCGGCTCGCCGATCCTCACCGTCTCCGGCGGCTTCGCCGAGTGCGTCGTGCTGGAGACGCTGGTGCTGTCGGTGCTCAACTACGACTGCGCGGTCGCCGCGGCGGCCGCCCGGATGGTCACCGCCGCCCGGGGCCGCGCGCTGATCGAGATGGGCTCCCGGCGGGCCCACGAGGAGGCGGCCGTCGCCGCGGCGCGGGCGGCCTACCTGGCCGGGTTCCGGTTCACCTCCAACCTGGCCGCCGGCCAGCGCTACGGCATCCCGACCGCCGGCACGGCCGCGCACGCGTTCACCCTGCTGCACGACGACGAGCGGGCCGCGTTCGCCTCGCAGGTCGCCACGCTGGGCAAGGACACCACGCTGCTGGTCGACACGTACGACATCAGCCAGGGCATCCGCAACGCCATCGCGGTGGCCGGGCCGGAGCTGCGGGCCGTCCGGATCGACTCCGGCGACCTCGCGGTGATCGCCCAGCAGTCGCGCGAGCTGCTCGACTCGCTCGGCGCCACCGAGACGAAGATCATCGTCTCCGGCGACCTCGACGAGTACGCCATCGCCGCGCTCGCCGCCGAGCCCGTCGACATGTACGGGGCGGGCACCGCCGTCGTCACCGGCTCCGGCGCGCCCACCGCCGGGCTGGTCTACAAGCTGGTCGAGGTGGCCGGGCGGCCGGTCGTCAAGCGCTCCGAGCACAAGGCCACCATCGGCGGCCGGAAGGTCGCGGTACGCCGGCACAAGCCCACCGGCACCGCGACCGAGGAGATCATCGTGCCGCAGGGCGTGCCCGACCGGCAGCCGCACGACCGGCTGCTCCAGCGGACGTACGTGGCCGGCGGCGAGCCGGTCGAGCCGCCGACGCTGGACGAGTCGCGGGAACACCTGCGGCAGTGCCTCATCTCGATCCCGTGGGAGGGCCTCAAGCTCTCCGCCGGCGACCCGGCGGTCCCGGTGACCGTCGTCCCCGCCGGCTGA